The sequence TATTGTGACGATGAAACTATTCTCGCTAGCGAAATTTTACGCTATATTGAGGAGAACAAAATCCAACTGCTTGTCATCACCGACAAAGAGAAGCGCGTGAAGGGAGCTGTTCATCTCCACAAGCTGATTGAGGCGGGAATCAAGTGAGAGAGAGGAGCGATTGATGTTTGAGAAGATAGATCTTATTTTGCGAGGAATCGAAGCTTCAAGAGAAGAGATTGAGATATTGCTTAACATGGCAAAAATCTCTTTTGTGGACTATATCATGATCAAGCGCGGATCGATGGATATGCCTGAGCATCTAGGGGTCTGGAATCTCCAGCAGATCGACACAGAGGTCGCCAAGCTCAAAGAGCACATTGAGGCGCTCAACAAAATCAAAAAAGAGGTCTTGAACTGGTAAAAAAGGAGTATAATCCCACCGCTTAAATCCAGCGCCCCCTAAAGACGCTCAAGAAAAAGAGGTGGGAATATGTCCGCACTCACGATTCTTAGCCACAAACTCAAGCACTTCGACCTCTCCGCCAAAGAGAAGATGGAGCGCTACCTCCAAGAGGTGCATGTCGATGTCAGCGACTACACCTTTGCTGCCAACTATATCTGGCTCTCCAAATCTAGCGGTTTTTTCACTATTATTGATGACACTTTTTGTCTCTTTGTGTTGAATGGAAGCGAGCTCTCCATGCTTCTGCCGCCTTTAGGGAGGAGTGAAAATGTCTATCGAGCCATCTTTAAATGTTTTGATATCATGAATCAAAACAACTCTTCTAACTACTACTCCAAGATCGAATATGTTCACGAGACTATTCTAGAGGGCTTCATGAATTATATCGAGGAGGGCGCTATGCTCTTTGATTCGATGGAGAGCTATGTGGTG comes from Wolinella succinogenes DSM 1740 and encodes:
- a CDS encoding DUF2443 domain-containing protein — encoded protein: MFEKIDLILRGIEASREEIEILLNMAKISFVDYIMIKRGSMDMPEHLGVWNLQQIDTEVAKLKEHIEALNKIKKEVLNW